The following coding sequences lie in one Homo sapiens chromosome 6 genomic scaffold, GRCh38.p14 alternate locus group ALT_REF_LOCI_5 HSCHR6_MHC_MCF_CTG1 genomic window:
- the HLA-E gene encoding HLA class I histocompatibility antigen, alpha chain E precursor, with product MVDGTLLLLLSEALALTQTWAGSHSLKYFHTSVSRPGRGEPRFISVGYVDDTQFVRFDNDAASPRMVPRAPWMEQEGSEYWDRETRSARDTAQIFRVNLRTLRGYYNQSEAGSHTLQWMHGCELGPDGRFLRGYEQFAYDGKDYLTLNEDLRSWTAVDTAAQISEQKSNDASEAEHQRAYLEDTCVEWLHKYLEKGKETLLHLEPPKTHVTHHPISDHEATLRCWALGFYPAEITLTWQQDGEGHTQDTELVETRPAGDGTFQKWAAVVVPSGEEQRYTCHVQHEGLPEPVTLRWKPASQPTIPIVGIIAGLVLLGSVVSGAVVAAVIWRKKSSGGKGGSYSKAEWSDSAQGSESHSL from the exons ATGGTAGATGGAACCCTCCTTTTACTCCTCTCGGAGGCCCTGGCCCTTACCCAGACCTGGGCGG GCTCCCACTCCTTGAAGTATTTCCACACTTCCGTGTCCCGGCCCGGCCGCGGGGAGCCCCGCTTCATCTCTGTGGGCTACGTGGACGACACCCAGTTCGTGCGCTTCGACAACGACGCCGCGAGTCCGAGGATGGTGCCGCGGGCGCCGTGGATGGAGCAGGAGGGGTCAGAGTATTGGGACCGGGAGACACGGAGCGCCAGGGACACCGCACAGATTTTCCGAGTGAATCTGCGGACGCTGCGCGGCTACTACAATCAGAGCGAGGCCG GGTCTCACACCCTGCAGTGGATGCATGGCTGCGAGCTGGGGCCCGACGGGCGCTTCCTCCGCGGGTATGAACAGTTCGCCTACGACGGCAAGGATTATCTCACCCTGAATGAGGACCTGCGCTCCTGGACCGCGGTGGACACGGCGGCTCAGATCTCCGAGCAAAAGTCAAATGATGCCTCTGAGGCGGAGCACCAGAGAGCCTACCTGGAAGACACATGCGTGGAGTGGCTCCACAAATAcctggagaaggggaaggagacgCTGCTTCACCTGG AGCCCCCAAAGACACACGTGACTCACCACCCCATCTCTGACCATGAGGCCACCCTGAGGTGCTGGGCCCTGGGCTTCTACCCTGCGGAGATCACACTGACCTGGCAGCAGGATGGGGAGGGCCATACCCAGGACACGGAGCTCGTGGAGACCAGGCCTGCAGGGGATGGAACCTTCCAGAAGTGGGCAGCTGTGGTGGTGCCTTCTGGAGAGGAGCAGAGATACACGTGCCATGTGCAGCATGAGGGGCTACCCGAGCCCGTCACCCTGAGATGGA AGCCGGCTTCCCAGCCCACCATCCCCATCGTGGGCATCATTGCTGGCCTGGTTCTCCTTGGATCTGTGGTCTCTGGAGCTGTGGTTGCTGCTGTGATATGGAGGAAGAAGAGCTCag GTGGAAAAGGAGGGAGCTACTCTAAGGCTGAGT GGAGCGACAGTGCCCAGGGGTCTGAGTCTCACAGCTTGTAA
- the HLA-E gene encoding HLA class I histocompatibility antigen, alpha chain E isoform X1, whose protein sequence is MEPSFYSSRRPWPLPRPGRVSAGSGWKRPLPGVERGRPGGGEGLGEPRREEGRADLSPSSPPGSHSLKYFHTSVSRPGRGEPRFISVGYVDDTQFVRFDNDAASPRMVPRAPWMEQEGSEYWDRETRSARDTAQIFRVNLRTLRGYYNQSEAGSHTLQWMHGCELGPDGRFLRGYEQFAYDGKDYLTLNEDLRSWTAVDTAAQISEQKSNDASEAEHQRAYLEDTCVEWLHKYLEKGKETLLHLEPPKTHVTHHPISDHEATLRCWALGFYPAEITLTWQQDGEGHTQDTELVETRPAGDGTFQKWAAVVVPSGEEQRYTCHVQHEGLPEPVTLRWKPASQPTIPIVGIIAGLVLLGSVVSGAVVAAVIWRKKSSGGKGGSYSKAEWSDSAQGSESHSL, encoded by the exons ATGGAACCCTCCTTTTACTCCTCTCGGAGGCCCTGGCCCTTACCCAGACCTGGGCGGGTGAGTGCGGGGTCGGGATGGAAACGGCCTCTACCGGGAGTAGAGAGGGGCCGGCCCGGCGGGGGCGAAGGACTCGGGGAGCCGCGCCGGGAGGAGGGTCGGGCCGATCTCAGCCCCTCCTCGCCCCCAGGCTCCCACTCCTTGAAGTATTTCCACACTTCCGTGTCCCGGCCCGGCCGCGGGGAGCCCCGCTTCATCTCTGTGGGCTACGTGGACGACACCCAGTTCGTGCGCTTCGACAACGACGCCGCGAGTCCGAGGATGGTGCCGCGGGCGCCGTGGATGGAGCAGGAGGGGTCAGAGTATTGGGACCGGGAGACACGGAGCGCCAGGGACACCGCACAGATTTTCCGAGTGAATCTGCGGACGCTGCGCGGCTACTACAATCAGAGCGAGGCCG GGTCTCACACCCTGCAGTGGATGCATGGCTGCGAGCTGGGGCCCGACGGGCGCTTCCTCCGCGGGTATGAACAGTTCGCCTACGACGGCAAGGATTATCTCACCCTGAATGAGGACCTGCGCTCCTGGACCGCGGTGGACACGGCGGCTCAGATCTCCGAGCAAAAGTCAAATGATGCCTCTGAGGCGGAGCACCAGAGAGCCTACCTGGAAGACACATGCGTGGAGTGGCTCCACAAATAcctggagaaggggaaggagacgCTGCTTCACCTGG AGCCCCCAAAGACACACGTGACTCACCACCCCATCTCTGACCATGAGGCCACCCTGAGGTGCTGGGCCCTGGGCTTCTACCCTGCGGAGATCACACTGACCTGGCAGCAGGATGGGGAGGGCCATACCCAGGACACGGAGCTCGTGGAGACCAGGCCTGCAGGGGATGGAACCTTCCAGAAGTGGGCAGCTGTGGTGGTGCCTTCTGGAGAGGAGCAGAGATACACGTGCCATGTGCAGCATGAGGGGCTACCCGAGCCCGTCACCCTGAGATGGA AGCCGGCTTCCCAGCCCACCATCCCCATCGTGGGCATCATTGCTGGCCTGGTTCTCCTTGGATCTGTGGTCTCTGGAGCTGTGGTTGCTGCTGTGATATGGAGGAAGAAGAGCTCag GTGGAAAAGGAGGGAGCTACTCTAAGGCTGAGT GGAGCGACAGTGCCCAGGGGTCTGAGTCTCACAGCTTGTAA